From the Winogradskyella forsetii genome, the window AGTTCAGTGTTGTTACCAGAACATCCAGGATAAGTTGGAGGCGTGTCAATAACTGCAAATGGGACGCTCATATCATTGGACATTGACTCATTTATTTCCATTTCTTCTGACATATAATCAATGCCATTATCAACAATAATTTCCTCAACCTCCACATTGTCTCTTACCATAACTTCCACACCTCCAAATCGTCTCGTCATTGCAGCATTTGTACTTAAAGGTCTTGACTGAATTGGTGCTTCCATTTCCAAATCGCTTTCCTCATCACTAATGGTTATATTCGTTAAGCCAAGCAAACCACTACTTTTATCATCATCCTCATTATTCATTTTCAATTGTGCCAAAACCTTATTGTATGCTTCCAATAATTCTTCGGGTGGTGTGATTTTGTAACGTATATAATCCATTACATTATCTAAAACTATGAGCGACGTATAATCTGTCACTAAATTATAATCTAAACCCAATTTTTTAATTTGGTCTTTGTTTTCTTTCGATTTTAGTTCTAATTCGTTTAATTTTTTTTGAGCCCAAATGCGTTTTACTTTTTCGTTTGTAACATTGGTTTTTGTAAGGTCAATAGTTACAGTTTTGGTAATCTCATCGCCATAACCAAAATCTAGTTTTATTTTTTCGTCTGTAAAGTTTTTACCTGTTATTGAAAAGTCAGACTTTACAGAAATCCCAGGTGTTGGATAAATTTCAATATTTTTTGAATATGAAGTAAATCCTAAAAATTTGAAAGGTTCATTTTTTGTTAATTCCAAAGCTTCAGAATTCGACGTTGTATTTAAATCGATATAAGCGCCATTAGATAATTCACTAATGTTATTTAATAGATTATGATTTGTCTTTACAATACTATTCACAATAAAAACAGGTGTTCTCTCAGTAAAATTGAGTTCGCTTAATGTGGCAATGCCATCAGAAAACAATAAAATGGCATCAGCATGTTTGTTGACGCTTAATAACGCATCATAGTTAGTGCCTCCATCGTAAACGACATGTTTTAAAGTATTAACTAAGTCGTCCGAAATTCCGTTCTTGATATCGAATTGCTTCTCGGATTTGATGGTATTACTAAACGTAATAACATTCACCGTTACATCATCTAAATAGTCTAAATAACTTTTAATAAACGCTTCTTCTTTATCAAAATCCCTTTCTGTCATGGATAAAGAAATATCCCAATAAAGATTTATGGTTTTTGGTTTTTGACGTAACCTTGGTTTCGGATCTAAGGTTTTATAGGTGTAAAAAAAGCGATCGGAAGTAATTGTTTTCTGAGCGTTATTTGGAACAGGGATTTTAATCAACAAACTTTTATTGGGCGCATAATTGGTTTTGCTAACCGATGTTTTATAGTTCTTTTCCCAATTAGAAAACTCCAAACCATTTATTTGGCCTTCGGTTATAATGGGCTTTTCTTTTTGGTCCAATACTTGAATTTCCAGTTGGAACGTTTTCAATTTATTTTTAAAATTCAGAGGAAGATTATAAAACTGGGAACCATCATTGTAAACCAATTCTTGCTCGTAAGCCAAAACCACTCTTTTGTAGCCGTTGGCTGGGATAGGGTAAATTCGGGCTTTGTAATTGTTACCTGTACCTTTTTCTAATAAAGCTGGGTCAACACCTTCTCGTACCACTTGTTCAAAAGCAATTCTACCCAATTCCTTATCCACAATGACGGCTTCTCTGAGTTTTCCGTTAACGTCTAGCGCAAAACGCGACACATTATGCCCTTTGCCTAATGGAAATGATAGTTCGCCTTCAAGGACTTCGTTTGTTGGATTGTAATACAACATATCATAAGTCGTAGTGGCTATGTTGCCAATAATATCGACCTTAATATCCAAAGAAGATAAACCTACGTTTTGATCTTTTACATTTAATGTCGGAATGTCTTGGGAATGTCCAATAGCCATCATAAATAGCATTAGAATTGAGAGCGATACATTTTTCATGGCCAAAGATTTATAAATTAAAGAAAGGAATTATTATCTACACCCAACAAGATTTATGCCGTTGTTAACATAACTTTAGAAAAGGCGGAATTATAAGTTAAAATAATATGAAACTGCTATCTTTGCCAACGTTTTAAAATACGCTGTCTACCAACAGACAGGCACAACAAAGCATACTATGAATCTACAAGAGACTTTAGAATTACATTTAAAAGCAGCGATAAAAACGTTGTTTCAATCGGAATTGGAATCGGTAGAATTTCAAGCCACTCGCAAAGAGTTTGCTGGAGATATAACGGTTGTGGTATTCCCGATGTTGCGTGTGGTAAAAGGAAATCCTGCTGTAATTGGCGAGCAAGTTGGTCAGTATTTATTGGATCATGTGGAATTGGTAAAAGGCTACAATGTGGTAAAGGGCTTTTTAAATATCGAAATCAGTGATAAATACTACCTCGATTTCTTTCAATCCGTAAAAGATGAAACTAAATACGGTTTTGTGGAGCAAAGGGACGACAAAGCGGTTATGGTTGAATATTCCTCGCCAAACACCAACAAACCTTTGCATTTAGGACATGTAAGAAATGTGCTTTTAGGGTATAGTGTGGCTGAAATTTTAAAAGCTTCTGGAAAGAAAGTTTACAAAACTCAAATTATCAACGATAGAGGCATCCATATTTGTAAGAGTATGTTGGCTTATGAAAGATTTGGAAAAGAAGAAACGCCTTCTGAAACTTTGAAAGGGGATAAGTTGGTTGGGAATTATTATGTGAAGTTTGATCAGGCTTATAAAGCAGAGATTTCAGAATTAATGACTCAAGGACATTCTGAGGAAGAAGCCAAGAAGAACGCACCAATTTTGTTGGAAGCCCAAGAAATGCTAATCAAATGGGAAGCTGGAGATAAAGAAGTTGTCGCCCTTTGGGAAAAAATGAACAATTGGGTTTACGAAGGATTCGAAGAAACCTATAAAAACATTGGTGTTGATTTTGACCAATACTATTATGAAAGTGAAACCTACCTTTTAGGAAAAGAATTCGTTGCTGAAGGCTTAAAAACTGGTGTCTTTTTTAAAAAAGAAGATGGTTCGGTTTGGTGCGATTTAACCGAAGACGGTTTGGACGAAAAAATTGTATTGCGTAGTGATGGCACTGCGGTTTATATGACCCAAGATATTGGTACAGCGATTCAGCGCATAAAGGATTATCCAGATGTTGGCGGTATGGTTTACACCGTTGGAAACGAACAGGATTACCATTTTAAAGTGTTGTTCTTAATCTTGAAAAAATTAGGATTCGATTGGGCAAAAAATCTGTTCCATTTAAGTTACGGCATGGTTGATTTGCCAAGCGGAAAAATGAAGAGTAGGGAAGGTACCGTTGTAGATGCTGATGATTTAATCCAAGAAATGGCAGATACGGCGGAAGAGATTTCCAAAGAATTAGGTAAGCTTGAAGATTACAACGAAGACGAAAAGAAAGCACTTTATAAAACCATAGGTTTGGGGGCTTTAAAATATTACATTTTAAAAGTCGATCCTAAAAAACGAATTTTGTTTGACCCAAAAGAATCTATCGATTTTCAAGGAAATACTGGCCCTTTTATTCAATATACTTATGCCAGAATTCAGTCTATTTTAAGAAAAGCCACTTCGACTCACTTCGGCTCCGCTCAGCGAGCAACTCTTAGTGACCAGATTGTATTACATGAAAAAGAAGAACAACTCATCAAACAATTAGAGTTATTTCCTGAAGCGATTCAAAATGCGGCAGAACAACATAGTCCTGCGTTAATTGCAAATTATACTTATGATTTGGTAAAGGATTTTAATTCTTTTTATCAAAACGTGTCTATTCTTGGAGCGGATTCAGATCTAGAAAAGCGTTTTAGAGTTGATTTGTCAAGATTGGTTAGTCAAACCATCAAAAACGCGTTTCAAGTTTTAGGAATTGAAGTTCCTGAGCGTATGTAGGTGTTAAGTTCAGCATCCAGAGTTGATGTGTATCGTCCTAAAAGGGGTTTAAAGTTTATAATTTTAATAACCCAAAAAATTAGGTTAAATTGTATCCAATCAATTAATTACATTGGAGATCGTTCGTTACATATTGTTTGCTCAGGTTTTTGTTGCGTTTTTTGTGGCTGGAGGTTTGTTTTTTAAAAGTAGACAACTTAGAAACATCACTTTATCTTTGTTGATTGCTCTCGTTGGTTTTCATATTCTACTGTTTCTTTTTGGATCTGGCGAATTGGTAAATTTGCATCCAGAATTTAAAAGTTGGTTTTATTACGAAATCGCATTCTTATTTGGTCCGTTGGTTTTTATTCACTTACAATGTCTTATTTTAAACAAGAAAAAGCTACAAACATTAGATATTCTGCATGGTATTCCCATTATTGTTTTTTGGATTGGTTACGGTGATGTTCTGCTCATGGAAGGTCACCTTAGAGCTCAATATATCGATGAAAACTTTTTAACAAGAACCATGTTTTGGAATTACTTATTGGCATTGCAGATGATGGTTTATGCAATTGGCTGCTCGGTTTTTCTTTATTTGAACCGCAGGGTATTGTCAGCTCAGCGACTTCAATATGCCATGTTTTTGGTAGTAGCTTATGTCTGTTCTTCAATTCTTATTTCTTATTTGACACATTATGCAGATAGTTGGAGGGATTTTGCCTGGTACTATGTGATTCTGACATTTTTAATTTTTGGCGTTGGTTATTTTTTGGTTAAAAACCCTGATTTCTTACTTCAGATTAAAACGAAGTACTTCGCCTCTAATCTCAGCCAAAAAGATATGCTAAGAATTCAGTCTAAAATTGAAAAAGCGTTTAAAGATGATCAGGTTTTTTTAGACGGTAGTTTTAGTATATCAGCATTAAGTGATTTTTTAAATGAGAAGCAACACCATGTTTCTCAAACATTTTCGGTAATCATTTTAGAGAACTTCAACGATTACGTGAATAAGCACAGAATAGAAATTGCTAAAAAACACTTACACGATTCTAAATACAGTAATTATAAAATTGAAGCTATCGCCTTAGAAAGCGGTTTTAATAATAAAGTGACGTTTTATAAGGCCTTTACTAAGTTTGTCGGGCAAACACCTTCCAAATATCGTAAATTAAAAAAGTGAAGAATTATAATTGTTTACGGTTTAACCTTTTGAAATAGAGTTCTTTTTGTTTTTTTTTGGTAACTTAGTAACAGTTAAATTGTTTATTAAAATCTACTGTTATGAAAAAATCACACATTTTAAAGTTTCGCGTAAGTACTTTTATTTCAATGTTGTTTTTAGCATTTTCCCTAAATGCTCAAACTGATTTTAAGGAATATGATGGGAAGGTCGTGGATGGTCAGTCTAATAAAACTTTAGAGGCTGTAAGCTTAAATATTAATGGTACCAACATTAGTACGATTACAAATTCTGAAGGCGAATTTAAGTTAAAGGTTCCTAACAATTATTCTGATTCTAAAATTATAGTTTCATTATTGGGCTATAACACTTATGTCCTTCCTTTGTCAGAGCTATCAAATGAAGAGAGTACAATTAAACTATATACGGCAATTACCGAATTATCTGCCGTAAGTATTTCAGCATTTAAAGATGCAAGGAGTTTAATAAAAAAAGTATTTAATGACAAGAATAAAAATTTAGAGGAAAAATCAGTATTTATGACAGCTTTTTATCGCGAAACCATAAAGCGTCGCAGTAGAAATGTATCCTTAACAGAAGCTGTTGTTAATATTTTGAAAGAACCTTATTCATCTAGTCAACGTGATGCTATTCAGCTTGGAAAAGCTAGAAAGAGCACAGATTATAAACGTTTGGATACGGTATCAGTAAAGTTACAAGGCGGTCCATTTTCTACAGTATACATGGATATAATGAAATATCCAGAATATATTTTTACCGATGAAAGTATTAAATCGTATCAGTTTTCTTTCGATAAGCCATCAACTATAGGTAACAGAACGGTTTATGTAGTTGATTTTAAACCAAAGAATTCTGTACTTAAAATGAATTTTGTTGGTAAACTTTTTATTGATGTAGAATCACTGGCATTGGTAAGCGCAAATTATAATTTAGACTTAAGTAATAAGTCTAAAACTAAAAACCTTTTGGTAAAAAAGAAGCCTAGTGATGTTGTGGTATATCCTTTAGAAGCAACCTATAAAGTTGATTACAAAGCGAAAGGGGATAAGTGGTATTATAGCTATTCTAACTTGAGCCTAACGTTTAAGGTGAACAAAAAGCGTCAACTTTTTAATAAGGTATATACCTTGGCAAGTGAAATGGCAGTCACCGATTGGGAGATTAATGTAGCGGATAAAAAAATAAGGAATAAAGATAAATTGAGACCAACAGTGATCATTACAGATGCTATTTCAGGATTTTCTGACCCTAACTTTTGGGGAAAATACAATCTCATAGAACCTGATAAATCCATTCAGTCTGCGATAGATAAAATCAGAAAAAATATTGAAAAGCAAAAGGAAAAGGAAAAGAGCAACACAGTAGCTGGTACTCCTTAATTTAAAAGTATAATTATTTTTAAAGAACTACCCTGAATTTATTTTCAGGGTTTTTTTATTTAAACTGATCTTTATAATGCAAGGCTTGCTTCAAATGTGCCAAATGATGGTTGCTATGCCAGGCATACATTCCAATGGTTTCTTCAAGAGAAAATCGTTTACCATGTTCTGGATGAATAAATTCACGTTTTAATTCTTGATCATTCAGATTTTTAAGTAAAATACCAAGTTTTTTATGAACACCAACTAGAATAGAAATTGACGCGTCAATCGGTTCTGAATAATCAACCAACTCCGCAAAACGGTCTTCAAAATAAGGTCTTGTAGTTGGATTCTTTTCAGTTAACGCCAATTTGAACCTCAATAAACTATTTATGTGACTATCTGCCCAGTGATGAACCACTTGCTTCATCGTCCAGCCATTTGGTCTGTATTTGTAATTGAGTTCTATTTCATTAAGGTTTGAAGTCAATGCAATTATAGATTGCGGTAAGGATTCAATAGACTGAATCCAATCTTTAATATATTGTTTGGAAATGATTTCTGGTTTTTGAAATTTGCCTATGGGAAATTTTAGTTTTTGTAATTCTACTTCTGTCATAATTTTAGTTATCCTTAAAATTAAAACGATAAACATAACCAAAACTCAACTCCGTAAAATCTGCTTGGCCAAGGTTGGCATTTAAATGTGCGCCAACGAAAACATTATGTTTTGGAGCTTTGTTGGTACTCCATAAATAATATTTTAAACCCAGTTTGGCGGAAACCGTTCGCTTTATTTCGTAATACCAGTTTAATTCGCCTAACACTTCTACAGTGTCTCCATTTCCATTTTCATAAGAATACCCTTGATTAAGCTGCCAATCTATTTTGTAGAATGGTTTATAAATATTGAGGCCAAGATCAAATTCAAAACCAACGTGGTCCATTAATAATTCCGAGGTTGCGAACAGCCCAAAAGCGGTGGCATAACCAAAAGGGTTTTCCGTAAAATGTGGGAATTGCTCTTCAACTAAAGTTTCATTATTATTTATATAATCGTAGTAGTGTTCGTAAAATCTATAGTAAAATCCACCACCAAATTTAAATGTGTTATTCACTATTTTTCCTGCCGAAGCCGAAATAGTATAAACTTCTTTTTTGGTATTGAATTTTTCAGACAAAACATTTTGACCTAAACCAAACCGAAAGGAAAGGTAATTTTGGGATTTAGCTTTAAAAACTGGTTTTTCAAAATTTGAAACTTCATGTTTTTTATGGTCAATTTTAGCAGAAATACTTGCAGCCAAAGAATTTAATCCTTGATTCGGTAAATTGGTGTGTCCATTGGAATGGTGCAAATAGCCCAAACCAAATCGCCAGTCTATTGCATGGGTTTTAAAAATATCATAATATAAAAAGGAACGAAACGACCAATTAAATTTTGTAGTTATCGCTCTATTGAATTCGTTGGTAATTTCGTCATATTGCGTATCCATATAGGAACTGCCAAATCCAATTTGTAAGCCTAAACCTTGAATTTGTTTTTTCAAAATTGAAAATTCTATGAACGGTAAAATACTATAAGCACGACCAATATTTTCCGAATTTCCAAAGTCTGTATAACCAAAAGAAATCCCTGTTTTTGGATAGTTTAGTCTAGCTGCCCATTCCTTTTCGGAATTAAAATTGTAGCGTCCAATGCTAAGAAATAGATTTTTTTGAAGTTTAGTTTCGGGAAAATCAGTATTGGCTTCCATTGTTTTTCCAACAAGAATTTCAGGAATGAAAAATAGGGATGAATTGTCATTCGTAGTTGCTGATTGTGTAAAACCGTTTTGAGAAAAAAGGACAAAAGCTATTATCGTAATGAAACGTTGATAGTTCTTAAATTGCATTGGTCACATAGATTGGTACCACAATAAACAATTAAAAATTGACTCTAAAACTAAAATTTGGCGTAAATTTTAACGATCTATTATCGATTTCAATAATGGAATCGTCTGAATCTAAGCTATAATAGCGATTGACAATATTGGTTTGATTGAAGATATTCCAAACAGAAGCACCAACCTCAGCTTTTATTTTTTTAGAAATTTTAAAATTATAAATGGCCGAAATATCTGTTCTAAAATAATCAGGTAATCGAGAACTGTTAGGTGTGTTGTATTCTATAATAGAATTGCTATTATCTTGCGATGTTAATGGCGATGTGTACGGTCTTCCAGAATGCCAATTGATACCAAAACCGACTTTAAAATTGTGTTTGCTGTACGTTAAAGAGGCATTGGCAACCTGTCGTAAATCTAAAGTATTTGGAAACGAATTGCCGTCGTTCAAATTTTCAAAATGATAATCGTTTTTGCTGAATGTATAACTCAGCCATGTACTAAAATCATTAATGCGTTTATTGATTAAAAAGTCAATGCCTTTAACCGTATATGAGCCAATGTCGTTTGTAAACTGAAATTGGTTTTGAAATCCTTGACTTTGAGCGGTAATATTGCTCACGTTTTTGTAGTAGCCTTCAAAAGAAACCAATAGGTTATTTTGATTATAGCTTATTCCAGCTGATACTTGTTGACTTTTAATTAATGGGATGTTATTTCCATTCGCTAATTGCCATCGACGCTTTTCGATACCTAAAAAATCTTGCTGTAAATCTATAATTTGGGTAATGGATTGATTTTTTAATTCACCTAAAATTTCCAGTCTAAAATAATCTGATATTTTTTGGTTGAATGCAAAACGAGGTTCAATAATAAGTTCTTGCAGTTTACCAAAATAACTGATTCGTGCACCTAAGCGCAAATACGTATTTCGAGATTGGGAATAACGAACTACTTCACCAAATAGGGCACTAGTTCTCATGATTTCCTTCGTTAAACTCGTGAAATTCGGGTTGATCACGTTTTCAGAATTCGTAACACCTACTTCATTAAATTGATAACCAAGATTTATTTTTAAACTCGGACTCAGCACTTTTGATACATCTAATCGCAAGCCGTAATCCTCTACTTTATTCTCTTGATTTAAAATTTGACTATCTGTAATGTTATTGTTTTTGGAATCCAAATCGTAGTTGGAATAATAGATTTGAGCGGATAGGTTAATTTCGTTTTTCAGCATTTTTGAATAGCTGGCACTTGCACCATAGCTAACTTGGCTCAACTCACTTTGTGTTTCTTGAAAATTATTATTCGTAGTTGTGAAAACCTGATTGTAATCCAAGTCATTGTACATGTTCACTACATTGATGCGTAACTTGGACGAATTATCAATGTCGTATAAAAATTTAGCATTAAAATCGTAAAACAAAAAACGTTCTTCGAGAGCTAATTGTGTATTGCTATTTGAGGAATTTAATTCCGAATCAGTAAAAATACGATCAAAATAAGCATCATAAGTTTCTGATACTACGAGATCAGTAAAGGAACGTCTGGCCGCCAAATGTAATTCCATTTTTTCCGATAACGGGATTTTTGCAAAACCATCAACACTGAGTAAATTTCCACCTATTCCAATACTGGTTTCTTTGTCTATTGTGTCTGGGTTTTGGATAGCAATAGTACTAGATACAGCATTACCGAATTTGGCACTTGTTCCATTTTTAGAAACGGTTACGTCATCCGATAAATAAGGATTGAAAACTGAAATCAATCCAAAAAAATGTCCTGTTTGGTACATTCTAATACCTTCATATAAGATAAGATTTTGGTCATTGGTGCCACCACGAACATTGATGTTGGAAATACGCTCATCGGCACTAATAATTCCTGGTAGATTTTGCACTATTTGAAGCACATCTGGTTCAATTAAACCAGGTAAAATTTGAAACGCTTTGGTGTCTGCTTTTATAGTTCCGTTATTGGTTTTAGAAATCCCTTTGGTAAGATAGTTGGTAACCACAACTTCTTCTAAACGTTGAACCGCATTATCAATTTCGGAGATTTCCTTTAAAGTGACGGCAATAAAGCGGTCACTTAAAATTTCAAAATTAAGATTTGTTTCTAATTTTAATTGATTGATAACTTGTTCTAAGGATAAGTCTGGATATAATGGATCTATGGATATGCCTGCAATCGTTTTGGTTTCAAATGAAAACTTTACATTGTATTTATTTTCTAATTCTAATAGAATTTGGGCGAGTGGCTGTTTCTCCTGTTGCTCCTGACTGTAAATAAGGTTACAAAAGACTAGCGTTAAAAAGTAGAAAATGAGACACCGTAATTTTTTATTCACGCTTTAGTAAAATAGATTTTCCTGATTTGCTGTAGCTTAAATTTAATGGTATTGTAACAGATTTCAAGGCTAAATCTAAATTATTATGCGCAAAACTTCCGGTGAATAGTCGCGATGTATCAATGCCATCAGTATTTATGTTGAGGTCATATTGATTTTCAAACTCAGCAATCACGTGTTTTAAAGGAACACCATTAAAATTACTTTCGCCACCCAACCATTGCGGTTGGATAGCATTTTCTTTTTCATTGGCAAGTAATTTCCCATCGATAATTTGGAAGGTATGTCCTGGTTTTAATTTTACAGTTTTATCATTGTGTGTCACACCAACTAAACCTTCGTAGCAAGTCACTTCAAAGTAATCTTCACGTTGTTTGACATTAAACTGCGTACCTAAAACACTAACGATTCCATCAGCTGTAATTACATCAAATTTCTGACCTTTGGCAACTTTAAAAAATGCTTCACCTTTAAGGTTCACTTCTCTATTATCACTCCAATTATGATCATTGAAGGTTAGTGTTGAATTGGCATTTAAATTTACGGTAGAATTATCAGGTAATTCAATGGTGGTTTGCTCTGCTATTAGCGTTCCCACTTCAGTATCTAAGCTTGTGGTATAATAATAAATACTAAAGCCAATAGCTAGAATAGCCGCAATTCTAAGCAACGGTTTCAACCATTGATTTGAATTGGTTTTTTCAGATTTAAGATTTGGTTTTAAGGTTTCGTAGTTTTGGTCAGCAGAAAAATCAGGCGCTTTAAAATCTTGTAAAGCCGCATTCATTTTAATGAGTTCGTTATAATCCGCTAACTGCTCAAAAGCCTTTTGCTCTTGAGTATTTAGGTTGTTATCTAACCACTTTTTTATGAGTTCTTCTCGTTTCATTTTTTCAATCATCTATATGATTTCAACTATATAACAGCTTCGGTTTAAAAATCCCTACCTCGTTTAAATTCCAAATTCCAAATTCCAAATTCCAAATTCCAAATTCCAAATTCCAAGTTTCACAGTCCACAGTCCACAGTTGGCAGTCTGCAGTCATCCGTCATTCGTCATCCGTCTTCCGTCAAATCTTTACACTTTGTACTTCAACTCCTAACTCATAACTCACAACTCTTTCAAAGTCCATCAACTTCCTCCCTCAATTTTTTCAACGCTCCATAAATGCGTTTTTCAACTGCCTTTACGGAAATATCCAACAATTCTGCAATTTCTTTAAAACGTTTACCTTCAATTCTATTCATCAGAAAGGCGACGCGCTGTGCTTCCGTTAAGTTGCCTATGGCATTTTGTAATTTTTGGTGGTATTCTTTTTCTTGTAATACAAACTCGGGCGTTTCGTTAGTTGAATGTTTTTGAGGTTTTTTACTATATTTTAAAACTACTTTTTGGTGCGCCACAACATTGAGCATTAAATTGTTTGCTGTCGTAAACAAATAGCTCTTGGCTTTTGCGGGTGCTATTTTACCACAGTTTTGCCATAGCTTTATAAAGGCTTCTTGGACTTGGTCTTGCGGATTTAAGTGCTCTCCAAATTTATAATACAAAAAATCATGAAGGTTCTTAGCATGTTTCTTATACAAACGTTCAAACAATTGTGATTCGCAGATATTATCTTGTAAAGGTTTGCTCATGTCGATTATTAGGTGCCACAAATTATAAATAATTTTTTAATAATGTTGGGTAGGATTTTTTG encodes:
- the argS gene encoding arginine--tRNA ligase → MNLQETLELHLKAAIKTLFQSELESVEFQATRKEFAGDITVVVFPMLRVVKGNPAVIGEQVGQYLLDHVELVKGYNVVKGFLNIEISDKYYLDFFQSVKDETKYGFVEQRDDKAVMVEYSSPNTNKPLHLGHVRNVLLGYSVAEILKASGKKVYKTQIINDRGIHICKSMLAYERFGKEETPSETLKGDKLVGNYYVKFDQAYKAEISELMTQGHSEEEAKKNAPILLEAQEMLIKWEAGDKEVVALWEKMNNWVYEGFEETYKNIGVDFDQYYYESETYLLGKEFVAEGLKTGVFFKKEDGSVWCDLTEDGLDEKIVLRSDGTAVYMTQDIGTAIQRIKDYPDVGGMVYTVGNEQDYHFKVLFLILKKLGFDWAKNLFHLSYGMVDLPSGKMKSREGTVVDADDLIQEMADTAEEISKELGKLEDYNEDEKKALYKTIGLGALKYYILKVDPKKRILFDPKESIDFQGNTGPFIQYTYARIQSILRKATSTHFGSAQRATLSDQIVLHEKEEQLIKQLELFPEAIQNAAEQHSPALIANYTYDLVKDFNSFYQNVSILGADSDLEKRFRVDLSRLVSQTIKNAFQVLGIEVPERM
- a CDS encoding VIT domain-containing protein, with protein sequence MKNVSLSILMLFMMAIGHSQDIPTLNVKDQNVGLSSLDIKVDIIGNIATTTYDMLYYNPTNEVLEGELSFPLGKGHNVSRFALDVNGKLREAVIVDKELGRIAFEQVVREGVDPALLEKGTGNNYKARIYPIPANGYKRVVLAYEQELVYNDGSQFYNLPLNFKNKLKTFQLEIQVLDQKEKPIITEGQINGLEFSNWEKNYKTSVSKTNYAPNKSLLIKIPVPNNAQKTITSDRFFYTYKTLDPKPRLRQKPKTINLYWDISLSMTERDFDKEEAFIKSYLDYLDDVTVNVITFSNTIKSEKQFDIKNGISDDLVNTLKHVVYDGGTNYDALLSVNKHADAILLFSDGIATLSELNFTERTPVFIVNSIVKTNHNLLNNISELSNGAYIDLNTTSNSEALELTKNEPFKFLGFTSYSKNIEIYPTPGISVKSDFSITGKNFTDEKIKLDFGYGDEITKTVTIDLTKTNVTNEKVKRIWAQKKLNELELKSKENKDQIKKLGLDYNLVTDYTSLIVLDNVMDYIRYKITPPEELLEAYNKVLAQLKMNNEDDDKSSGLLGLTNITISDEESDLEMEAPIQSRPLSTNAAMTRRFGGVEVMVRDNVEVEEIIVDNGIDYMSEEMEINESMSNDMSVPFAVIDTPPTYPGCSGNNTELKSCLSEKIRSHLISKFDMTVANQLGLSGRQRVMVMFSINIKGNVENIRIRSPHDEITTHVKSIIGSIPQMIPGKQRGEPIGVTYTLPIVFNAETNEQITIDNSTNPIVDYEKYNGKLKVKDRIVNTDYLNALRKAKTIEEAYKIYLTQRNEYLKMPAYYVDVSNHFSSTFKDQTYSNLILSNIAETDFDNYELLKVYAYQLQYENQHEIAIFFFMRILELRPEDSQSYRDLALAYQNIGKCQQALELFNSIITGKIYENGNRRVFKGIKRIAENEIKHLITLYEDDLDLSEIDKKLIDEINYDIRVVVDWNHNDTDIDLHIIDPNLEECFYSHPKTKIGGCMSPDMTQGFGPEEFTLPKALKGNYFVKIKYYGDRYQKIENPTFMKVTIFKNYGSKNQSIEKQIIRLTKSDDEEIIAKLSF
- a CDS encoding YfiT family bacillithiol transferase; the protein is MTEVELQKLKFPIGKFQKPEIISKQYIKDWIQSIESLPQSIIALTSNLNEIELNYKYRPNGWTMKQVVHHWADSHINSLLRFKLALTEKNPTTRPYFEDRFAELVDYSEPIDASISILVGVHKKLGILLKNLNDQELKREFIHPEHGKRFSLEETIGMYAWHSNHHLAHLKQALHYKDQFK
- a CDS encoding carboxypeptidase-like regulatory domain-containing protein, which translates into the protein MKKSHILKFRVSTFISMLFLAFSLNAQTDFKEYDGKVVDGQSNKTLEAVSLNINGTNISTITNSEGEFKLKVPNNYSDSKIIVSLLGYNTYVLPLSELSNEESTIKLYTAITELSAVSISAFKDARSLIKKVFNDKNKNLEEKSVFMTAFYRETIKRRSRNVSLTEAVVNILKEPYSSSQRDAIQLGKARKSTDYKRLDTVSVKLQGGPFSTVYMDIMKYPEYIFTDESIKSYQFSFDKPSTIGNRTVYVVDFKPKNSVLKMNFVGKLFIDVESLALVSANYNLDLSNKSKTKNLLVKKKPSDVVVYPLEATYKVDYKAKGDKWYYSYSNLSLTFKVNKKRQLFNKVYTLASEMAVTDWEINVADKKIRNKDKLRPTVIITDAISGFSDPNFWGKYNLIEPDKSIQSAIDKIRKNIEKQKEKEKSNTVAGTP
- a CDS encoding helix-turn-helix domain-containing protein, with the translated sequence MEIVRYILFAQVFVAFFVAGGLFFKSRQLRNITLSLLIALVGFHILLFLFGSGELVNLHPEFKSWFYYEIAFLFGPLVFIHLQCLILNKKKLQTLDILHGIPIIVFWIGYGDVLLMEGHLRAQYIDENFLTRTMFWNYLLALQMMVYAIGCSVFLYLNRRVLSAQRLQYAMFLVVAYVCSSILISYLTHYADSWRDFAWYYVILTFLIFGVGYFLVKNPDFLLQIKTKYFASNLSQKDMLRIQSKIEKAFKDDQVFLDGSFSISALSDFLNEKQHHVSQTFSVIILENFNDYVNKHRIEIAKKHLHDSKYSNYKIEAIALESGFNNKVTFYKAFTKFVGQTPSKYRKLKK
- a CDS encoding acyloxyacyl hydrolase; the encoded protein is MQFKNYQRFITIIAFVLFSQNGFTQSATTNDNSSLFFIPEILVGKTMEANTDFPETKLQKNLFLSIGRYNFNSEKEWAARLNYPKTGISFGYTDFGNSENIGRAYSILPFIEFSILKKQIQGLGLQIGFGSSYMDTQYDEITNEFNRAITTKFNWSFRSFLYYDIFKTHAIDWRFGLGYLHHSNGHTNLPNQGLNSLAASISAKIDHKKHEVSNFEKPVFKAKSQNYLSFRFGLGQNVLSEKFNTKKEVYTISASAGKIVNNTFKFGGGFYYRFYEHYYDYINNNETLVEEQFPHFTENPFGYATAFGLFATSELLMDHVGFEFDLGLNIYKPFYKIDWQLNQGYSYENGNGDTVEVLGELNWYYEIKRTVSAKLGLKYYLWSTNKAPKHNVFVGAHLNANLGQADFTELSFGYVYRFNFKDN